In a single window of the Bacteroides acidifaciens genome:
- a CDS encoding efflux RND transporter periplasmic adaptor subunit: MKSRIVLFTFCLALLSSCGNKGNDTGKVPEYAVQELQKSTANLTTAYPATIKGKQDVEIRPQVSGFITKLCVDEGASVRKGQVLFIIDPTQYEAAVRTAQAAVATAEAAVRTQQITVDNKRELNKKNIISDYDLSMAENTLAQSQAQLAQAKAQLTTARQNLSFTQVKSPSDGVINNIPYRLGALVSPSIATPMTTVSEIDEVYVYFSMTEKELLAMTKSGSTIKEEISKIPAIKLQLIDGTEYSIDGKVDAITGVIDQSTGSVSMRAIFPNKEHILRSGGTANVLIPYTMDNVISIPQSATVEIQDKKFVYVLQPDNTVKYTEINIFNLDNGKEYLVTSGLNAGDKIVIEGVQSLKDGQTVQPITPAQKEANYQQHLKDQREGNLATAFN, encoded by the coding sequence ATGAAAAGTAGAATTGTTTTATTTACATTTTGCTTAGCCCTTCTGTCCAGTTGCGGCAATAAGGGAAATGACACGGGAAAAGTCCCCGAGTATGCAGTACAGGAGTTACAAAAGTCAACTGCAAATCTAACGACAGCTTATCCGGCTACTATTAAAGGCAAACAAGACGTAGAAATCCGTCCGCAAGTATCGGGCTTCATCACCAAACTGTGTGTAGACGAAGGAGCAAGTGTCCGTAAGGGACAAGTCTTGTTCATCATTGACCCTACACAGTATGAAGCGGCAGTACGCACAGCCCAAGCAGCCGTTGCAACGGCAGAAGCGGCAGTACGCACCCAACAGATAACGGTGGACAACAAGCGTGAACTGAACAAGAAGAACATCATCAGTGATTATGACCTGTCGATGGCTGAAAATACATTGGCACAGTCTCAGGCACAGTTGGCGCAGGCAAAGGCACAGTTGACTACTGCCCGGCAGAACCTCTCATTCACACAGGTGAAGAGTCCTTCCGACGGTGTCATCAATAATATCCCTTATCGTTTGGGAGCATTGGTCAGCCCTTCTATCGCCACTCCGATGACTACCGTTTCCGAAATTGATGAAGTATATGTATATTTCTCAATGACAGAAAAAGAACTGTTGGCTATGACCAAGTCAGGAAGCACTATCAAAGAAGAAATCAGCAAAATACCGGCTATTAAATTACAGTTGATTGACGGTACCGAATACAGCATTGATGGTAAAGTGGACGCCATCACGGGAGTTATCGACCAAAGCACCGGTTCTGTAAGCATGCGCGCCATCTTCCCGAACAAGGAGCACATCTTGCGTAGCGGCGGTACGGCAAACGTACTGATTCCTTATACTATGGACAACGTTATCAGCATACCGCAATCTGCAACAGTAGAAATCCAAGATAAGAAGTTCGTTTATGTCCTCCAACCAGACAACACTGTGAAATATACGGAAATCAATATTTTCAACCTGGATAACGGAAAAGAATATCTCGTTACTTCCGGCTTGAACGCAGGAGACAAAATCGTAATCGAAGGCGTACAAAGCTTGAAAGACGGTCAGACTGTACAGCCTATCACACCGGCTCAGAAAGAAGCGAACTATCAACAGCACTTGAAAGACCAACGCGAAGGAAATTTAGCTACTGCTTTCAATTAA
- a CDS encoding glycoside hydrolase family 2 TIM barrel-domain containing protein, whose amino-acid sequence MKKQLLSCCLAALGLTAIQAQSFNEWKDPEVNSVNRSAMHTNYFAYASADEAKAGIKENSTNFMTLNGLWKFNWVRHAEARPTDFYQTNFNDKGWDDLQVPGVWELNGYGDPIYVNVGYAWRSQFKNNPPYVPTENNHVGSYRKEITVPADWKGKEIFAHFGSVTSNMYLWVNGRYVGYSEDSKLEAEFNLTNYLKPGKNVIAFQVFRWCDGSYLEDQDFFRYSGVGRDCYLYARDKKYIQDIRVTPDLDSQYKDATLNIAVDLKGSGTVALDLTDAQGNSVATADLKGSGKLNTTLNISNPAKWTAETPNLYTLTASLKNGNSTVEVIPVKVGFRKIELKGGQILVNGQPVLFKGADRHEMDPDGGYVVSLERMLQDIKVMKELNINAVRTCHYPDDNRWYDLCDQYGLYVVAEANVESHGMGYGDQTLAKNPSYAKAHMERNQRNVQRSYNHPSIIFWSLGNEAGMGPNFEKCYTWIKNEDKTRAVQYEQARTSEFTDIYCPMYLGYEGCIKYCEGDIQKPLIQCEYAHAMGNSQGGFKEYWDIIRKYPKYQGGFIWDFVDQSCHWKNKDGVDIYGYGGDFNKYDGSDNNFNDNGLISPDRVPNPHAYEVAYFYQDIWTTPADLAKGEINIFNENFFRDLSSYYMEWQLLANGEVVQTGIVSDLKAAPQQTVKVQLPIDTKNICPCKELLLNVNYKLKAAETLLPAGTTVAYDQLSIRDYKAPELKLENVQTSNLAVSVPSILDNDRYYLIVKGENFSMDFNRQNGYLCRYDVNGMQMMEDGSELTPNFWRAPTDNDFGAGLQRKYAVWKNPELKLTSLKHGIENDQAVVRAEYDMKSVGGKLFLTYTINNKGAVKVTQKMVADKSKKVSEMFRFGMQLRMPLAFNEVEYYGRGPVENYSDRNHGAMIGKYRQTVEEQFYPYIRPQETGTKTDIRWWRLLNIGGNGLEFVSEAPFSASALNYTIESLDDGDAKDQRHSPEVEKVNFTNFCIDKVQTGLACVNSWGAIPLEKYRLPYQDYEFSFIMSPVSHKLK is encoded by the coding sequence ATGAAGAAACAACTACTCTCTTGCTGCTTGGCTGCATTGGGACTGACAGCTATTCAAGCGCAAAGCTTCAACGAGTGGAAAGACCCGGAAGTGAATTCCGTAAACCGCTCTGCCATGCACACTAACTACTTTGCTTACGCATCGGCTGATGAAGCTAAAGCCGGTATCAAAGAAAACTCCACGAATTTCATGACTCTGAACGGTCTTTGGAAATTCAACTGGGTGAGGCACGCCGAAGCACGTCCGACCGACTTCTACCAGACTAATTTCAACGACAAAGGCTGGGACGACCTTCAAGTGCCCGGTGTATGGGAATTGAACGGCTATGGCGACCCTATCTATGTAAATGTAGGATATGCCTGGAGAAGCCAGTTCAAAAACAACCCGCCGTACGTCCCGACAGAGAACAACCATGTAGGCTCTTACCGAAAAGAAATCACCGTTCCTGCCGACTGGAAAGGGAAAGAGATTTTTGCCCATTTCGGTTCGGTCACTTCCAATATGTACCTTTGGGTGAACGGACGCTATGTAGGATATAGCGAAGACAGCAAACTGGAAGCTGAATTCAACCTGACCAACTATCTGAAACCGGGTAAGAATGTGATTGCTTTCCAGGTATTCCGCTGGTGCGACGGCAGTTACCTGGAAGACCAGGACTTCTTCCGCTATTCCGGCGTAGGACGCGACTGCTATCTTTACGCACGCGACAAGAAATATATTCAGGATATTCGTGTAACGCCCGATTTGGACAGCCAATATAAAGATGCCACGCTGAATATCGCTGTCGACCTGAAAGGAAGCGGCACAGTGGCTTTAGACCTGACAGATGCCCAAGGCAACAGTGTAGCTACCGCCGACCTGAAAGGTTCGGGCAAACTGAACACTACACTGAATATCTCCAACCCTGCCAAATGGACAGCCGAAACGCCCAATCTTTATACACTGACCGCTAGCCTGAAAAACGGCAATAGCACAGTAGAGGTAATTCCCGTGAAAGTTGGTTTCCGCAAGATTGAACTGAAAGGCGGACAGATACTCGTTAACGGCCAGCCGGTACTCTTCAAGGGAGCCGACCGCCACGAAATGGACCCGGACGGCGGTTATGTAGTTTCCCTAGAACGTATGTTGCAAGACATCAAAGTCATGAAAGAGCTTAATATCAACGCCGTACGTACCTGCCACTACCCGGACGACAACCGTTGGTATGACCTTTGCGACCAATACGGACTCTATGTTGTAGCCGAAGCTAACGTGGAATCCCACGGTATGGGATATGGTGACCAGACACTGGCAAAGAACCCCAGTTACGCCAAAGCCCATATGGAGCGCAACCAACGCAACGTACAACGCAGCTACAATCACCCGTCCATCATTTTCTGGTCACTGGGTAATGAAGCCGGCATGGGACCGAACTTTGAGAAATGCTACACCTGGATTAAGAACGAAGACAAAACACGTGCCGTACAATACGAGCAAGCACGTACCAGTGAATTTACAGACATCTATTGCCCGATGTACCTAGGTTACGAAGGCTGTATCAAATACTGCGAAGGTGATATTCAAAAACCGCTGATTCAATGTGAATACGCACACGCTATGGGTAACTCACAAGGCGGATTCAAAGAATACTGGGACATCATCCGCAAATATCCGAAATACCAAGGCGGATTTATCTGGGACTTTGTAGACCAGTCCTGCCACTGGAAAAACAAAGATGGAGTAGATATTTACGGCTACGGTGGCGACTTCAACAAATATGACGGTTCGGACAATAACTTCAACGACAACGGTTTAATCAGCCCTGACCGCGTACCTAATCCGCATGCTTACGAAGTAGCTTATTTCTACCAGGATATCTGGACTACTCCCGCCGACCTTGCCAAAGGTGAAATCAACATCTTCAACGAAAACTTCTTCCGCGACCTGTCTTCATATTATATGGAATGGCAATTACTGGCAAACGGGGAAGTGGTACAGACCGGCATCGTATCCGACCTGAAAGCAGCACCTCAGCAAACTGTAAAAGTGCAGCTTCCGATTGACACGAAGAACATCTGCCCCTGCAAGGAACTGCTGCTCAACGTCAACTATAAACTGAAAGCCGCAGAAACATTGTTGCCCGCAGGAACCACCGTCGCTTACGACCAGTTAAGCATCCGTGATTACAAAGCACCGGAACTCAAACTGGAAAATGTGCAGACTTCCAACCTGGCAGTCAGTGTGCCCAGCATCCTGGATAACGACCGTTACTACCTGATTGTCAAAGGCGAAAACTTCTCTATGGATTTCAACAGGCAAAACGGCTATCTCTGCCGCTACGACGTGAACGGCATGCAGATGATGGAAGACGGCAGCGAACTGACTCCCAACTTCTGGCGTGCGCCGACCGATAACGATTTCGGAGCAGGATTGCAACGCAAATATGCGGTTTGGAAGAACCCGGAACTGAAACTTACGTCTCTGAAACACGGCATCGAAAATGACCAGGCTGTGGTTCGTGCAGAATACGACATGAAATCGGTGGGCGGCAAGTTATTCCTCACTTATACTATCAATAATAAGGGAGCGGTAAAAGTTACTCAGAAAATGGTAGCCGACAAGAGCAAAAAGGTGTCTGAAATGTTCCGCTTCGGTATGCAGCTTCGTATGCCTCTTGCTTTCAACGAAGTGGAATATTACGGGCGCGGTCCGGTAGAAAACTATTCCGACCGTAACCACGGCGCCATGATAGGCAAATACCGCCAGACGGTAGAAGAACAATTCTATCCGTATATCCGTCCGCAGGAAACCGGAACGAAGACCGACATCCGCTGGTGGAGACTGCTGAATATCGGTGGCAACGGCTTAGAGTTCGTTTCTGAAGCTCCGTTCTCCGCATCTGCACTGAACTATACCATCGAATCATTGGACGATGGCGATGCAAAAGACCAACGCCACTCACCGGAAGTTGAAAAAGTAAACTTTACAAACTTCTGCATTGACAAGGTACAGACAGGTTTGGCATGCGTCAACAGTTGGGGAGCTATACCATTAGAAAAGTATCGTCTTCCTTACCAGGATTATGAATTCAGTTTCATCATGTCACCCGTATCACATAAACTGAAGTAA
- a CDS encoding HU family DNA-binding protein, whose translation MALKYVVKKRTFGFDKTKAEKYVAQNVITNTVDFRDLCKEVSMFGMIPEGAVKHVIDALIDALNTNLNKGMSVQLGDFGCFRPGMNCKSQDAAEDVDADTIQRVKIVFTPGYKFKEMLNKVSIYKTEGNGSNASSGNNGGNNPENPDGGDSGETPDPDPAA comes from the coding sequence ATGGCATTAAAGTATGTTGTAAAGAAAAGAACTTTCGGTTTTGACAAGACAAAAGCTGAAAAGTATGTAGCACAGAATGTTATTACCAATACGGTAGATTTCAGAGATTTATGCAAGGAAGTATCCATGTTCGGTATGATTCCCGAGGGTGCGGTGAAGCACGTGATTGACGCACTGATTGATGCATTGAATACAAACCTGAACAAAGGAATGTCGGTGCAGTTAGGTGATTTCGGTTGTTTCCGTCCGGGAATGAACTGCAAGAGTCAGGATGCGGCAGAAGATGTGGATGCCGACACCATCCAACGGGTAAAAATTGTATTTACTCCGGGATATAAATTCAAGGAGATGCTGAATAAGGTCAGTATCTATAAGACGGAAGGCAACGGCAGCAATGCTTCTTCGGGAAACAATGGCGGAAATAATCCGGAAAATCCGGATGGCGGTGACAGTGGAGAAACGCCGGATCCCGATCCCGCAGCATAA
- a CDS encoding aspartyl protease family protein, translating to MQKYYPIFILLSLLVSCNPKRETKYYFKEYDMEGWLIPVHIGEETYDFVFDTGSSNSHIESKLANKLKLKIIDSTLIFEGRNKKISYHSQTEKLEFNIANIPMSTSFYYTTDNRNIIGMDIIKKYHWMFDRANKTFRLQEKPISIEKRPSDMIYEKQYRFNDIEVQVPIVDLLINDTISIPLLFDSGYAYTHIYNADTTDITMPPTITLEYYDQINDNGFIRYIYDMYGNDALTYWIPSNFTLWLDSIAIDNLPPSDFYMPVDVDSIYKKVNKGYIGLLTWHFARQFRTLYINPEKQELTFIVSPQDSNLINHPTNEEGLYLKHLRKLRHMKK from the coding sequence ATGCAAAAATACTATCCTATATTTATCTTACTAAGTTTATTAGTTTCCTGTAACCCCAAACGAGAAACTAAATATTATTTCAAAGAATATGATATGGAAGGATGGCTCATCCCTGTCCACATAGGAGAAGAAACGTACGATTTTGTATTTGACACAGGAAGTTCTAATTCACATATTGAGTCAAAACTCGCCAACAAGCTTAAACTGAAGATAATTGACTCGACATTGATCTTTGAAGGAAGAAACAAAAAGATTTCATATCATAGTCAGACCGAAAAACTAGAATTTAACATTGCAAATATTCCAATGAGCACTTCATTTTATTATACAACAGACAACCGTAACATTATCGGAATGGATATTATAAAGAAATATCACTGGATGTTCGATCGTGCCAACAAGACTTTCCGATTACAGGAAAAGCCGATTTCAATAGAAAAACGTCCTTCTGATATGATTTATGAGAAGCAATATCGCTTTAACGACATAGAAGTTCAAGTTCCTATTGTTGATTTATTAATTAATGATACCATATCAATTCCTTTATTGTTTGACAGTGGTTATGCTTATACACATATTTATAATGCCGATACAACAGACATCACAATGCCCCCTACCATAACGTTGGAATATTATGACCAAATTAATGATAATGGATTTATACGATACATATATGACATGTATGGCAACGACGCACTGACTTATTGGATACCATCTAATTTTACTCTTTGGTTAGACTCAATAGCTATTGATAACTTGCCTCCTTCCGACTTTTATATGCCGGTTGATGTAGATAGCATATATAAGAAAGTGAACAAAGGATATATCGGGTTACTAACCTGGCATTTCGCCCGTCAATTCCGCACTTTGTATATTAATCCTGAGAAACAAGAGCTTACGTTTATCGTATCTCCCCAAGACAGCAACCTCATTAATCATCCCACAAATGAAGAAGGTTTATACCTAAAACATTTGAGAAAACTAAGACACATGAAAAAATGA